ACCTCTTTAATAAAACCTGAGTTAGCTGTCATGGATATTGCTCCAGTAACTTTTCGATATCTTCAGGTTTCAGGTGGCTATGGGTATCGTCGTCAATCATCATGGTTGGACCACGATCACAGTTACCCAAGCAGCATGTTGGCAGCAGCGTAAAGCGGCCATCAAAGGTGGTTTGGCCGGGCTGAATACTGAGTTTTTTCGAAATTGCCGCCTGAATGCCTTGGTAACCGGTGATGTGGCAGACCACGCTGTCACAGTAACGGATCACATGACGCCCAACCGGTTGACGGAAGATTTGGCTGTAGAATGTC
The window above is part of the Yersinia massiliensis genome. Proteins encoded here:
- the nuoE gene encoding NADH-quinone oxidoreductase subunit NuoE; translation: MSDQKETQDHKESQNVVDLAVNAAEPATTTDVFELSAEERDAIEHEKHHYEDARAASIEALKIVQKQRGWVPDGAIHAIAEVLGIPASDVEGVATFYSQIFRQPVGRHVIRYCDSVVCHITGYQGIQAAISKKLSIQPGQTTFDGRFTLLPTCCLGNCDRGPTMMIDDDTHSHLKPEDIEKLLEQYP